From the genome of Vigna angularis cultivar LongXiaoDou No.4 chromosome 11, ASM1680809v1, whole genome shotgun sequence, one region includes:
- the LOC108333072 gene encoding mitochondrial import inner membrane translocase subunit TIM10, protein MAANMSPAGLDKEQIFGIAEKEMEYRVELFNNITHTCFNKCVDNRYKESELNMGENGCIDRCVSKYWQVTNLIGQLLGSGKPPM, encoded by the exons ATGGCTGCCAACATGTCACCGGCTGGTCTAGATAAAGAGCAG ATATTTGGAATAGCTGAAAAGGAGATGGAATATAGGGTCGAACTATTCAACAA TATCACCCACACCTGTTTCAATAAATGCGTTGACAATAG GTACAAGGAATCTGAGCTAAATATGGGTGAAAATGGTTGCATTGACCGCTGCGTTTCAAAATACTGGCAG GTGACTAATCTAATTGGTCAGCTGCTTGGTTCTGGTAAGCCTCCGATGTAA